CACGAAGCGCACAACGCGGCAAGGCGCACCAGTGAGCAGTTGGGATTGCGCATGTACTCGGCGGTCAGCAACAGGCTCTGCTGGGGGAGAGCGGAACTTCCGGTGAGCAGGACGAGAACGCGCAGAGGGGCCACCCGGTGGATGACGTAGAGCAGACACCGCAGGGACTCGTGGTCCATCTCGTGGATGTCGTCGACGGTGACGATCACGGGGGTGCGCTCGGCGAGCAGACTGACGGCATCGTGCACCGCAGCGGCGACCTGGGCCGACGAATCGCACATGGCCGCGATCTCGTCCATGGAGCAACCCAGGGAGGACAGGAGCTGGGCGACGACGCCCAGCGGGGACGAGCGCTCCGCAGCCGATGCCGTGGCGCTCAGCACAGTGGCGCCCGCCCGTTCGGCCCGGCCTTTGACGTAGTCGACCACCCCGGTCTTCCCGACCCCGGGGGGCCCGAGAACCAGAGCGGCCTGTCCCCTACCGTCACGGGCATTCCTAAAAAGTCTGTCAAGAAGTTGTTGGGCTCGACATCGCTCTGCCAACTCCATTCCGGACATCGCTCCTTTTCAGACACCTGTTTTCGGCCGTGTGTACTGTTCATGCAATCAGAGCATGCCCCGCGAGGTTTCCCCTATCCCAGTGATTTTCACGATGTCGAGGCCCGCGCGCCGCGATGCCGCAGGGGCCGTGGCCGGATCGGTCGGGGTCCCGGGGCGCGGAGAATTAGGGGTGGCTCCCACCCCCCTAATCATCAAAGCCTTTCCGGATGAGGGCTTCTTGCGACACGTCCGGGCATTGGCTAGCGTGCGAACGCCTCACGAAACCTCTCCCGGCAGTGCGGTATGCGTATGACACAGGGGCGCTTGCCCGGGAAAAACCCAGCCCTATACCGGATTTGTGGGAACGGGTCCCGACCGGCAGTAGTGAAGGGATGACGGAACAGTGGACTCATGGTTTGCCGCCCCGGGCGCCGTGACACCGCTCGGCGGGGACGTGCCGAGGGCATGGGCCGCAATGCGGAGCGGTGCCGACGGAATTGGGCGCAGGGCGGACGGGTGGACCCGGGGGCTGTCCGTCCGGATCGCCGGGAGCCCCGCGGCGGATCCCGCCGCCGGCCGGGCGCGAACCGGAGTCCGTCGACTCGACCGTACGGGGCGGATCGCCCCCGGCACGGCCCGGGGAGGCCCAGCAGGAAGCCGACTCTCCGGAACTTTCCCCTGACCGCCACGCCATGTCGTCGGGGCCGGCGGGTCCGCCCCTCGTGGGGGCCGGCGGGGTGGAGGGCCTGCGGGTCCGCCCCCGCCGCCCGCACCACCGTCCCGGGCTGTGGCGGGACGGGCGCGCGCCATGACCCCGGCGCCGTGCGGCGGTGCCCTCCAGCGACCCGCGACCCGCGACCCGCGACCTGCGGGAAACGGATGCGCGCATCGATCCGAATGCGGTCACGGACGAGCTGCGCACGGGACGGTTCGGGGCCGTATTGGTCAATTCCTTCGGATTTGACGGGTGCGGCATCCCGCTCACCCCCGGCCATGCCCGACATTCACGAGACCCTTGGAAGAAACCCATGAAATCCGAGATGCACGAGAAGTGTCCCATCCGTCTCGACGTCGATTTCTACAGAGATCCGCACTCCGTCTACCGGGCGATAAATAAAAACGGAAACAAGCCCACCCGGGTCGTTCTCGAAACGGGTATGGCCTATCTGCCGCCGAACCTGCACGCCTGGCTGGTGACTTCCTGCGAGGACGTCGAATTCGTGCTGCGGGACCCTCGGTTCCGTAAAAGCATAGAAGAAGCCATGCCGTTGTTCGCGTCGAGCGCCCGGGACAACGGACAGGGGCAGGACCGGAGCTCGCTGCTCTACGACAACATGGCGAACAACGACCCACCGATCCATACCGCCCTGCGCAAGCCGCTCAACAGTCACTTCACCGCGCGGGCCGTGGCGCCCAAGCGCCGGGCCATGCGGGAACTGGCCGATTCGGTCCTGGACTCCGTCGTGGGACAGGAGTCGTTCGACCTCGTCCAGGACTTCGCCTTCCCCTACTCGATCGGAGTCATCTGCGACACGCTCGGGGTTCCGCGCGAGGACCGCGAGACGTTCCACCACTGGGTACAGACGATCACCGGTGACGCGGCCCCCGAGGTGCTCCGGCGTGATGCGCAGCGGATGGTCGGCTATCTGCGCGGCCTCATCGCGCGGCGACGCGGGACGGGCACCGACGACATCCTGACGCAACTCGCCGTCTCGCTCACCGAGCCGCAGGCGGTCGCCCAGGCGTACGCGCTGCTCGCCGCCGGGTACGAGACCTCGGCGAACCTGATCGTCACGGGGCTGCTGGCGCTGGAGTCGGACCCGGAGCAGAAGGCCCGCGTCTGGCAGGACCGTTCGCTCGTGCCGACCGCCGTGGAGGAGATGCTGCGCCATCAGTCCCCCTTCAACCTGTCGCTGTACCGGTACGCCACCGAGTCGGTCGACGTGGGCGGGGTGACCATCCCGGCCGGCTCCATCGTGTTCCTGGCCTTCGCCGCGGCCAACCGCGACGAGGCGCGTTTCGAGGACCCCGACCGCTTCACGGTCGACGAGCCGCGCCGTGAACACCTGGCCTTCGGCGGCGGCATCCACAACTGCATCGGAAAACACCTCGCGCGCCTGGAGGCGGAAGTCGCGTTCGACGCCCTTGTCCGACGCTGCCCGGAACTCTCCGTCCGCACCCCGCCCCAGGACATGGAGTGGAAGGCCAGCCCCACCTTCCGGGGACTCAGGAACCTCGTCGTCGCCCCGGGACCCCGGCCGTCCCGCCCGGGCCCGGCAGAAGCAGCTGGAGCAGCCCGATGACCGCACCGACCCACCGGCAACGACCGGCACCGTCGTACGGGGAACCGGGCGCCGTCCCCATGGCTGTCATCGGTCTGTCGTGCCACTTCCCCGGCGCCACCGACCCGGGAAAGTTCTGGCGCAACCTCATGTCCGCGACGGACAGCGTGGGCACCGCTCCGCCCGGTCGCTGGGAGGAGCGCGTCGGACCCGCGCCCGCCGAACTCCGCACCTCCATACGGCACGGCGGCTTCATCGAGGGCATCGACCAGTTCGACGCCAGGTTCTTCGGCATCGCCCGGCGCGAGGCGGAGCACATGGACCCGCAACAGCGACTCCTGCTGGAACTCGCGTGGCAGGCACTGGAGGACGCCGCTGTTTCCCCGCACCAACTGCGCGCGACGCGCTGGGGCGTCTACGTGGGAGCGTGCGCCGACGACTTCAGGACGCAGTACTTCGCCTCCGGGCGCCTCGACAGGTTCGGGCACATGGGTTCGAGCCGTTCGCTGCTGGCGGGGCGCGTCTCCCACCACCTCGGCCTGCGCGGCCCCAGCGAGGTCGTCGACACCGGCCAGTCGTCCTCCCTGTGCGCCGTCCACCGGGCGATCGCGGGTCTGCGGCTGGACGAATGCGATGCCGCGCTCGTCGCCGGCGTCAACCTCAACCTCCTGCCGGACGTCACCGACCAGATTCAGCTCTGGGGCGGCCTGTCTCCCGACGGCCGCTGCCGCACCTTCGACGAGCAGGCCGACGGATACGTCCGCGCCGAAGGGGGCGGAGTCGTCGTGCTCAAGCCGCTGGAGACCGCCGTACGCGACGGCGACCACGTCTACTGCGTGGTGCGCGGCAGTGCCACCAACAACGACGGGGGCCGAGCCGGTCTCGGCATCCCCAGCCCGGACGCCCAGCGCGAGGTGATCGAAGCCGCCCACCGCGTCGCGGGAGTCACGGGGGCGTCGGTCGGCTACGTCGAACTGCACGGCACGGGCACGCCCGTGGGAGATCCGGTCGAGGCCGCCGCCCTCGGCGAGGCCATCGGAAAGCGGCGCTCGCGGACCACACCGTTGCTCGTGGGCTCGGTCAAGTCGAACATCGGGCACCTGGAGTCGGCGGCGGGCATCGCCGGATTCATCAAGGCCTGCCTGGCACTGCACCACGGGCAGCTGCCGCCCACCCTGCACCACCACCGAAGCCCCCGGGAACTGCCGTTGGGGGACCTCAACCTCCGGGTCGTCGGTGCGGACCGGGAGGAGAACCTGGGAGCCGGCGAAGTCGTCGGGGTCAGTTCGTTCGGGATGGGCGGCACCAACGTCCATGTCGTCCTGGCGAGTCCACCCGATACGACGGACCCTTCCGGGCGCCCCGCCCCGGACACCGTGTGGTGTCTTTCCGGCCGCACCCGCGAAGCGGTCCGCGCACTGGCCCGCGCCTTCCTCGAACACCCCTTTCCCGGGGAGCGCTGCACCGTGGGCGATGTGGCGTGGTCCCTCGCCCAGCGGGACGAGGGCGAACACCGGGCCGCGGTGGTCGGCGGCTGCTGGGACGAGATGCGCGACGGGCTGCGCAAGGTCGTGGCGGGCCACGACCTGGCCATTCCGGAGGACTGGCTCCACGAGGGAGGAACCGACCGGCTCGCCCGGGTCTCCGTCGCCGGCGCCTACGCCGCCCACGGAAACCTCGCCGAGGTCGCGGCCCGCCTGGGAACAGGACTGCGCAAGGTGCCCGGCCTGCCCACGTACCCCTTCGAACACGACACCTTTCACGGACCCACCCCGCCCCGCCCCGCCGCACCGGCCCCCGCGCTGCCGGAAGAGGCCCCGGAGGACTTCCCCGCCCGCCCCCTGCTCGACGACTGGGAGAAGACCGCCGACCCCTCGGAACGGCTCTGGCTCATCCGCTCCTTCCTGGAGCACACCCTCCTCGGTGTCCTGGGCGAGACGGGCGACGAGCCCCCGCGCGTGGACCCCGACAGCACCTTCGAGGACCTGGGGGTCGACTCCATGTCCCTGCTGGAGCTCCATGACCTCGTCACGGCCGCCACCGCGGTGCGACTCCCGGAGTCCGCGCTCTTCGACCACCCGACGATCAACGACCTCACGGCACACCTGAACACCGAACTGGAGGCACTGCGTGGCTGAGAACACAACGGGGCCCGAGGACATAGCCGTCGTGGGCATGGCCTGCCGCTACCCCGGCGGCATGAACACCCCGGAACAGCTGTGGGCGATGGTCGACGAGGGCCGGGACGCCATCACCGACTTTCCCGACAACCGCGAGTGGCACACCGAGGACCTCTACGACCCGAGCTTTGTGCGACAGGGCGGGTTCCTCCACGACGCGGACGTCTTCGACGCCGAATTCTTCGGGATCAGGCCCGCCGAGGCGATCTCCATGGACCCGCAGCAGAGGGTGCTCCTGCAGGTCGCCTGGGAGGCGGTCGAACGGGCGGGCATCGTTCCCTCGAGCCTGAAGGGCTCCCGGACCGGCGTCTTCGTCGGGCTGATGCCGAACGAGTACGGAATGCCGCTGTGGAAGTGGCAGGACACGACGGCCGGGTTCATGGGGACCGGCACCTCACCGAGCGTGGCGTCCGGACGGATCGCCTACCTCCTGGGCCTGGAAGGCCCCGCCCTGACCATCGACACCGCCTGCTCGTCGTCCGGCGTGGCGATCCACACCGCCGTCCGGTCCCTGCGCAGCGGCGAGACGGACCTGGCGCTCACGGGCGGCTGTACCGTGCTCACCGGGCCCGGCATGTTCGTGGACTACGCCAAGAAGGGCGCCCTCTCACCGGACGGGCGCTGCCGCACCTTCTCCGACACCGCCAACGGAACCGTCTGGGCCGAAGGCGCGGGCGTCCTCGTCCTGGAACGCCTCTCGGAGGCCCGGCGCAACGGGCGCCGCATCCTCGGCGTCATCAAGGGGACCGCCGTCAACCAGGACGGTGCGAGCAACGGCCTCACCGCACCGAGCGGCAGGGCCCAGGTCAAGGTGATCCAGCAGGCGCTCGCCGACGCCCGGCTCGCGCCCGGCGCGATCCAGCTGGTGGAGGCGCACGGTACGGCCACCAAGCTCGGCGATCCCATCGAGGCCAACGCCATTCAGGCCACCTACGGAGCGGACCGCGGCGACGAACCCGTGTGGATCGGCTCGTTCAAGTCGAACGTCGGCCACACCATGGCCGCGGCGGGGGTCGGCGGCGTCATCAAATGCCTGAGCGCGATGCGCGCCGGCACCATGCCCAAGACGCTGCACGTCGAGAACCTCAACTCCCACGTGGACTGGTCCTCCTCGGTGAACGTCCTGCGGGAGAGCAGGCCATGGCCCGCGGAAACGGACGGCCGGCGCCGGTGCGCCGTCTCCTCGTTCGGCGTCAGCGGCACCAACTCCCATGTCATCCTGGAGAGTTGGCAGGAGGAGTCGACGGCTCCC
The nucleotide sequence above comes from Streptomyces sp. ML-6. Encoded proteins:
- a CDS encoding cytochrome P450; the encoded protein is MKSEMHEKCPIRLDVDFYRDPHSVYRAINKNGNKPTRVVLETGMAYLPPNLHAWLVTSCEDVEFVLRDPRFRKSIEEAMPLFASSARDNGQGQDRSSLLYDNMANNDPPIHTALRKPLNSHFTARAVAPKRRAMRELADSVLDSVVGQESFDLVQDFAFPYSIGVICDTLGVPREDRETFHHWVQTITGDAAPEVLRRDAQRMVGYLRGLIARRRGTGTDDILTQLAVSLTEPQAVAQAYALLAAGYETSANLIVTGLLALESDPEQKARVWQDRSLVPTAVEEMLRHQSPFNLSLYRYATESVDVGGVTIPAGSIVFLAFAAANRDEARFEDPDRFTVDEPRREHLAFGGGIHNCIGKHLARLEAEVAFDALVRRCPELSVRTPPQDMEWKASPTFRGLRNLVVAPGPRPSRPGPAEAAGAAR
- a CDS encoding beta-ketoacyl synthase N-terminal-like domain-containing protein, translating into MTAPTHRQRPAPSYGEPGAVPMAVIGLSCHFPGATDPGKFWRNLMSATDSVGTAPPGRWEERVGPAPAELRTSIRHGGFIEGIDQFDARFFGIARREAEHMDPQQRLLLELAWQALEDAAVSPHQLRATRWGVYVGACADDFRTQYFASGRLDRFGHMGSSRSLLAGRVSHHLGLRGPSEVVDTGQSSSLCAVHRAIAGLRLDECDAALVAGVNLNLLPDVTDQIQLWGGLSPDGRCRTFDEQADGYVRAEGGGVVVLKPLETAVRDGDHVYCVVRGSATNNDGGRAGLGIPSPDAQREVIEAAHRVAGVTGASVGYVELHGTGTPVGDPVEAAALGEAIGKRRSRTTPLLVGSVKSNIGHLESAAGIAGFIKACLALHHGQLPPTLHHHRSPRELPLGDLNLRVVGADREENLGAGEVVGVSSFGMGGTNVHVVLASPPDTTDPSGRPAPDTVWCLSGRTREAVRALARAFLEHPFPGERCTVGDVAWSLAQRDEGEHRAAVVGGCWDEMRDGLRKVVAGHDLAIPEDWLHEGGTDRLARVSVAGAYAAHGNLAEVAARLGTGLRKVPGLPTYPFEHDTFHGPTPPRPAAPAPALPEEAPEDFPARPLLDDWEKTADPSERLWLIRSFLEHTLLGVLGETGDEPPRVDPDSTFEDLGVDSMSLLELHDLVTAATAVRLPESALFDHPTINDLTAHLNTELEALRG